From a region of the Odocoileus virginianus isolate 20LAN1187 ecotype Illinois chromosome 1, Ovbor_1.2, whole genome shotgun sequence genome:
- the WIPF3 gene encoding WAS/WASL-interacting protein family member 3 isoform X2, whose product MPVPPPPPPPPLPPPPPPLGAPPPPPPSAPPVSADASSLRKADPKGRSALLADIQQGTRLRKVTQINDRSAPQIEGSKGTNKEGGGPANSRGGSTPPALGDLFAGGFPVLRPAGQRDAAGGKTGQGPGSRAPSPRLPTKTLSGPFNPPASPRLGNASEGHGAARAVPPRPSMPAPPPPTPPPPPPPPPPPLPPSSPVKAPLVSPPGPPTKGSPPVVPPPLLCTPPPPPPPPPPPPPPPALGPSDKAAKPQLAPLHLPPIPPPLPLLPPCGHPGLNADAASPAQDVREPPAPPPPPPPLPLYASCTPRSSLPAPPLPSANSSCEVPPPLPPKSPSFQAQPPKPSGQALPAPPAPPGSQPFLQKKRPGRGPGTGGGKLNPPPAPPARSPTTELSSRSQQAPAWTPTQQPGGQLRNGNLNIIDDFESKFTFHSMEDFPPPDEYKPCQKIYPSKIPRIFLLYFCH is encoded by the exons ATGCCAGtgccaccaccacctcctcctcctcctctgcctccaccTCCCCCGCCGCTGGgggctcctccccctcccccaccgtcAGCACCCCCG GTAAGTGCAGATGCTTCCAGCTTGAGAAAGGCAGATCCCAAAGGTCGGAGTGCACTGTTGGCTGATATCCAGCAAGGGACTCGCCTCCGAAAAGTCACACAGATCAATGACCGCAGTGCCCCGCAGATCGAGG GTTCTAAAGGAACCAACAAAGAGGGAGGAGGTCCTGCAAATTCTCGAGGGGGGAGCACACCTCCAGCCTTGGGAGATCTGTTTGCTGGTGGCTTTCCAGTTTTACGACCGGCAGGCCAGAGGGATGCAGCAG GTGGCAAGACCGGCCAGGGCCCTGGCTCCCGAGCGCCTTCCCCACGGCTTCCCACCAAGACTCTCAGCGGCCCGTTCAACCCCCCGGCGTCTCCCAGGCTAGGCAACGCCTCTGAGGGGCACGGCGCGGCCAGAGCGGTCCCTCCTCGCCCCAGCATGCccgccccacctccccccacgccgcccccaccgcccccgcccccacctccacccctgcccccgtCCTCCCCGGTCAAAGCTCCGCTGGTGTCCCCACCTGGCCCACCGACCAAAGGGAGCCCCCCAGTGGTTCCACCGCCTCTGCTCTGCAcaccgccccctcctcccccgccgcccccgccgcccccgccgcccccggccTTGGGTCCCAGTGACAAGGCAGCGAAGCCTCAGCTAGCCCCCTTGCACCTACCGCCCATCCCGCCCCCGCTCCCGCTCCTCCCTCCTTGTGGGCACCCAGGGCTCAACGCGGATGCTGCCAGCCCAGCCCAAGATGTGCGGGAGCCTCCCGCGCCGccgccccccccacctccactccccctTTACGCCTCATGCACCCCCAGATCCTCTTTGCCTGCGCCCCCTTTGCCAAGTGCTAACAGCAGCTGTGAAgtcccacccccactgccccccaaGTCCCCCAGCTTCCAGGCCCAGCCACCCAAGCCCAGCGGGCAGGCCTTGCCGGCGCCGCCCGCCCCTCCGGGATCTCAGCCGTTCCTGCAGAAGAAGAGGCCGGGCCGAGGCCCGG GAACCGGTGGGGGAAAACTCAacccacccccagcaccccctGCAAGGTCACCCACCACTGAGCTTTCCAGCAGGAGCCAGCAGGCCCCAGCCTGGACCCCGACCCAGCAGCCTGGAGGTCAGCTGCGGAATGGAAACCTGAACATCATTG